From the Shewanella amazonensis SB2B genome, one window contains:
- a CDS encoding YraN family protein — protein MNPGQLAEDRAMKHLCAHGLRLEARNVRYPFGEIDLVMREGRVYVFVEVKFRTPKGFGDAVQALSAAQQQRLRRAATHYLQCHRIDAPCRFDMVAITGDKLEWIKDAF, from the coding sequence GTGAACCCGGGCCAGCTCGCTGAAGACAGAGCAATGAAGCACCTGTGCGCCCATGGGCTGAGGCTCGAGGCGCGCAATGTGCGTTACCCCTTTGGCGAGATTGATTTAGTAATGCGGGAAGGGCGCGTGTACGTGTTTGTGGAAGTCAAATTCCGTACCCCAAAAGGTTTTGGTGATGCGGTGCAGGCGTTATCTGCCGCACAGCAGCAAAGACTCAGGCGTGCGGCCACCCATTACCTTCAGTGCCATCGTATCGATGCCCCCTGCAGGTTCGATATGGTGGCCATTACAGGGGATAAATTGGAATGGATTAAAGATGCATTTTGA